From Methanothrix sp., the proteins below share one genomic window:
- the acs gene encoding acetate--CoA ligase produces the protein MAEETAKTAVLLEERRLFHPPKDLVENSNVMQWMKKKGFKTEKEMREWCSKNYVEFWDEMAKTYADWFEPYKQVLDWKPPYAKWFVGGKCNMAYNAVDRHAKSWRRNKVAYIAVGEPLGDVRKFTYGDLYREVNKLANGLKSLGIKKGDRVSIYMPMIPELPIAMLACAKIGAIHSVVFSGFSSKAYADRVIDAESKISITADGFWRRGKIVELKKQADEGIQDAPTIEHQIVYRRTGQDIPWNKDRDIWWHDLVKDQPAECETEQLDPEHRLYILYTSGTTGKPKGIEHAHGGYCVGVPQTLHWVFDLKEEDVWWCTADIGWVTGHSYIVYGPLSLGATSIIYEGSPDYPDFGRWWSIIEEFGVNVLYTAPTAIRMFMRAGEQWPAKYNLKSLRLLGTVGEPINPEAWVWYRKNIGRDELQIMDTWWQTETGTFIGSPLPITPLKPGSCTFALPGYSMDVWDEAGKPVPPGEGGNIVILEPYPSMLRDFYKDPQRYFRTYWETYWNVRPGTYLAGDKGRRDEDGYFWIQGRIDDVIKVAGHRIGNSEVESAAVSHPKVAEAAVIGKPDPVKGEVIIVFAILREGVPESEELKKDIAKHIRETLGPVAMPEAVYFVKDVPKTRSGKIMRRVIRAKAMGQPVGDISTLANPEAVDAIPKIV, from the coding sequence ATGGCCGAGGAAACCGCAAAGACCGCGGTCCTTCTCGAGGAGAGGAGGCTGTTCCATCCCCCGAAGGATTTGGTCGAGAACTCAAATGTCATGCAGTGGATGAAGAAGAAGGGCTTCAAGACAGAGAAAGAGATGCGCGAGTGGTGCTCCAAGAACTACGTCGAGTTCTGGGATGAGATGGCCAAGACATACGCGGACTGGTTTGAGCCCTACAAGCAGGTCCTCGACTGGAAGCCCCCGTATGCCAAGTGGTTCGTTGGTGGCAAGTGTAACATGGCCTACAACGCCGTGGACAGGCATGCGAAGTCCTGGAGAAGGAATAAGGTAGCCTACATCGCTGTGGGAGAGCCACTTGGCGACGTAAGGAAGTTCACCTATGGGGATCTCTACAGGGAGGTCAACAAGCTCGCAAACGGCCTGAAGAGCCTGGGAATCAAGAAGGGCGATAGAGTCAGCATATACATGCCCATGATACCGGAGCTGCCGATAGCGATGCTCGCCTGTGCGAAAATCGGCGCGATTCACAGCGTGGTATTCTCAGGATTCAGCTCGAAGGCATATGCTGACAGGGTTATCGATGCGGAGTCGAAGATATCCATCACCGCGGATGGCTTCTGGAGGCGCGGAAAGATCGTGGAGCTCAAGAAGCAGGCTGACGAGGGTATTCAGGATGCGCCAACCATAGAGCATCAGATCGTATACAGGAGGACAGGCCAGGATATTCCGTGGAACAAGGACAGGGATATCTGGTGGCATGATCTTGTAAAAGATCAGCCTGCTGAATGCGAGACCGAGCAGCTCGACCCGGAGCACAGACTGTACATTCTGTACACATCGGGCACAACAGGAAAGCCGAAGGGCATAGAGCATGCGCATGGCGGATACTGCGTGGGTGTTCCGCAGACACTGCACTGGGTGTTTGATCTCAAGGAGGAGGACGTCTGGTGGTGCACCGCGGATATCGGGTGGGTCACAGGGCACTCGTACATAGTATACGGCCCGCTCTCGCTCGGCGCGACCAGCATAATATACGAGGGCTCTCCTGATTACCCGGACTTCGGAAGATGGTGGTCGATCATAGAGGAGTTCGGAGTCAACGTGCTCTACACAGCACCAACTGCTATCAGGATGTTCATGAGGGCCGGTGAGCAGTGGCCTGCCAAGTACAACCTGAAGAGTCTAAGGCTGCTGGGCACCGTGGGCGAGCCGATCAACCCGGAGGCCTGGGTCTGGTACAGGAAGAACATCGGAAGGGATGAGCTCCAGATCATGGACACCTGGTGGCAGACCGAGACCGGCACGTTCATAGGCTCTCCGCTCCCGATCACGCCGCTCAAGCCAGGAAGCTGCACGTTCGCTCTCCCGGGATACAGCATGGATGTATGGGACGAGGCTGGAAAGCCTGTGCCTCCAGGAGAGGGCGGAAACATCGTCATACTTGAGCCGTATCCGTCGATGCTGAGAGACTTCTACAAAGACCCACAGAGGTACTTCAGGACATACTGGGAGACATACTGGAACGTCCGGCCCGGAACATACCTGGCAGGCGACAAGGGCAGGAGGGACGAGGACGGATACTTCTGGATACAGGGCAGGATCGATGATGTCATCAAGGTCGCAGGCCACAGGATCGGGAACTCGGAGGTCGAGTCAGCTGCAGTTTCACATCCGAAGGTCGCAGAGGCAGCGGTCATCGGCAAGCCGGATCCGGTCAAGGGCGAGGTCATAATAGTGTTCGCCATTCTCAGAGAGGGCGTGCCTGAGAGCGAGGAGCTGAAGAAAGATATCGCAAAGCACATAAGAGAGACCCTTGGACCTGTAGCCATGCCAGAGGCGGTATACTTCGTCAAGGACGTCCCGAAGACGAGATCCGGAAAGATCATGCGCAGGGTCATAAGGGCAAAGGCGATGGGACAGCCTGTCGGAGATATCTCCACACTTGCAAATCCAGAAGCAGTGGACGCTATACCGAAGATCGTGTAG
- a CDS encoding AAA family ATPase has product MESSAGLLSKIASLMDALEELRLHLGVKDLSIGSRRFNAQLIFCLANACLRNRAVLLYGGMGANKTTLVNLLGSAFMNMSFDEVENLMVSGHPEQTEEKIIGFIDPRQWMQPSGTEIRVLWTPWARSRWKLINEINRFPAGKQNLFLEIIQKRKLTYAGQVLVPGDTCYFATMNPEFSSTYPVDEALMDRISACVPAVQPDFLAGLNLAERTEDLRDLAEQLPRFSADGFDALPHAVDAVQLDPLSELCIISLIRDFTLCERAPCFDKTQLSGRDPSHGLCSGCHYFNNPEVCCWQIDEGLSDRVRQDLRAFTKAVSFVCGSSKGSRIEVLRAVAPYIIWHRVTPNRSMLERPPYYGARRLEYISDLVQKSIDRTVNERGEMNMIFSRAIDGDLAVDRAVKELSEYDDPIARLDYIPMLERLR; this is encoded by the coding sequence ATGGAATCCTCTGCAGGCCTCCTCTCGAAGATCGCATCGCTCATGGATGCCCTGGAGGAGCTGCGCCTACATCTCGGAGTTAAAGATCTCTCCATCGGATCCAGAAGGTTCAACGCGCAGCTCATATTCTGCCTGGCCAATGCATGCCTCAGGAACAGGGCCGTTCTACTGTACGGGGGCATGGGCGCGAACAAAACAACACTTGTTAACCTCCTTGGAAGCGCCTTCATGAACATGAGCTTTGATGAGGTTGAGAACCTCATGGTTTCTGGACACCCAGAGCAGACAGAGGAGAAGATCATCGGCTTCATAGATCCAAGACAGTGGATGCAGCCATCCGGCACTGAGATCAGAGTCCTCTGGACGCCATGGGCGAGGTCGAGGTGGAAGCTCATCAACGAGATCAACAGGTTTCCCGCTGGAAAGCAGAACCTCTTCCTGGAGATCATCCAGAAGAGAAAGCTGACCTATGCTGGTCAGGTTCTGGTGCCAGGGGACACATGTTACTTCGCCACGATGAACCCGGAGTTCAGCTCCACGTATCCGGTGGATGAGGCTCTGATGGACAGAATATCAGCGTGTGTGCCTGCGGTACAGCCCGACTTTCTCGCGGGGCTGAACCTCGCAGAGCGCACTGAGGATCTGAGGGATCTGGCGGAGCAGCTCCCGAGGTTCTCAGCAGATGGGTTCGATGCGCTGCCTCACGCGGTGGATGCTGTACAGCTCGACCCTCTCTCAGAGCTCTGCATAATCTCACTCATCCGCGACTTCACGCTCTGCGAGCGCGCGCCGTGCTTCGACAAGACCCAGCTCTCCGGAAGGGATCCAAGCCACGGGCTGTGCTCCGGATGCCATTACTTCAACAACCCGGAGGTCTGCTGCTGGCAGATCGATGAGGGGCTCTCGGACAGGGTGCGCCAGGATCTGAGAGCGTTCACGAAGGCGGTCTCGTTCGTATGTGGGAGCAGCAAAGGATCAAGAATCGAGGTGCTGAGGGCGGTTGCACCCTACATCATATGGCACAGGGTGACGCCGAATCGCTCCATGCTCGAGAGGCCACCGTACTACGGCGCAAGGCGGCTGGAGTACATATCCGATCTGGTTCAGAAGAGTATAGACCGTACAGTCAACGAGCGCGGGGAGATGAACATGATATTCTCGAGGGCGATCGATGGGGATCTTGCAGTTGACAGAGCGGTAAAGGAGCTCTCCGAATACGATGATCCGATCGCCAGGCTGGATTACATCCCGATGCTCGAGAGGCTGAGGTAG
- a CDS encoding VWA domain-containing protein — MSGSRSEEGEMLRIWEAARSEWHYPPLPRPVISSGGSGVFPFDNYRISVREEDLSDQLYLESLFEHLILHYIFCPRSLEVAGELVLSAMKGIKRNDTIFARAIVNIFSDIVIDSFRLERSEHDEQKVIHLWRRTAESAESDLDMAVLSFLERYWSAEICGAVERAETRLLLQIFAPGVRDRSLWKRQCQQMAMVLSTLTPGSLGRDEIRTLEILRGNARSAPLSGLASELEPEEYLRCLEVLGVRGDLKRWYRDQGYRIEIAASRSGRRDTYPTGTLRWRFDDPPDEMDVNYSLSMSPRLVPGVTTYKRDHESCGMSPGRSDVPDLLVVLDSSRSMDGHRRGSRTFYATLAAFKAAQFAYEQGAELAAINFSEGFLVQPWCRDLDAVEDVLVEYLCGRTNIPGSRILELVKERRGCLILCITDTGIQNLYTQWEYLRKAASLGSFVLFCIDEKGKDRYVLEALGSLGRVYYINTPEDIISLVVETAEDAYGNA, encoded by the coding sequence GTGTCAGGATCGAGGTCGGAAGAAGGTGAGATGCTCAGGATATGGGAGGCGGCACGGAGCGAGTGGCACTACCCACCGCTCCCGCGCCCCGTGATCTCCTCTGGTGGCTCTGGCGTCTTCCCCTTCGATAACTACAGGATATCCGTAAGGGAAGAGGATCTGAGCGACCAGCTCTATCTGGAGAGCCTCTTCGAGCACCTTATCCTCCATTACATTTTCTGCCCCAGGTCGCTTGAGGTGGCCGGTGAACTTGTTCTCTCTGCGATGAAGGGCATCAAAAGAAACGACACGATCTTTGCGCGGGCGATCGTGAACATATTCAGCGATATAGTGATCGACTCCTTCAGGCTCGAGAGGAGTGAGCATGATGAGCAGAAGGTGATCCACCTCTGGAGGCGCACTGCAGAGTCTGCAGAATCAGATCTGGATATGGCAGTTCTATCGTTCCTCGAGAGGTACTGGTCTGCTGAGATCTGTGGCGCGGTCGAGAGAGCTGAGACAAGACTTCTGCTCCAGATCTTCGCCCCCGGCGTTCGGGACAGGTCCCTCTGGAAGAGACAGTGCCAGCAGATGGCGATGGTTCTCTCTACGCTCACACCGGGCTCTCTTGGGCGGGATGAGATAAGAACTCTGGAGATCCTCCGGGGGAATGCGAGATCCGCGCCGCTCTCAGGACTCGCCTCTGAGCTCGAGCCGGAGGAGTATCTGAGGTGTCTTGAGGTGCTTGGCGTCAGGGGGGATCTCAAGCGGTGGTACCGCGACCAGGGGTACAGAATAGAGATCGCGGCGAGCAGATCAGGCAGGAGAGATACATACCCCACAGGCACGTTGAGGTGGCGCTTCGATGATCCTCCTGATGAGATGGACGTGAACTACTCCCTCAGCATGAGCCCCAGGCTTGTTCCTGGAGTGACCACTTACAAGAGGGATCATGAATCATGCGGGATGTCTCCGGGCAGGTCAGATGTTCCAGACCTTCTCGTGGTTCTAGACAGCAGCAGGTCCATGGATGGCCACAGGAGGGGATCGAGGACATTCTATGCGACGCTGGCCGCATTCAAGGCTGCTCAGTTCGCATATGAGCAGGGTGCTGAGCTTGCTGCGATAAACTTCAGCGAGGGCTTTCTGGTGCAGCCCTGGTGCAGGGACCTCGATGCTGTGGAGGATGTCCTGGTTGAGTACCTCTGCGGGAGAACGAACATACCCGGGAGCAGGATCCTGGAGCTTGTGAAGGAGAGGAGGGGATGCCTGATACTCTGCATAACTGACACGGGTATACAGAACCTATACACACAGTGGGAGTATCTGAGGAAGGCCGCATCACTCGGCAGTTTTGTCCTCTTCTGCATAGATGAGAAGGGTAAGGACAGATACGTCCTGGAGGCTCTCGGCTCTCTCGGCAGGGTTTATTACATAAACACACCTGAAGATATCATATCTCTGGTCGTGGAGACCGCAGAGGATGCATATGGGAATGCTTAG
- a CDS encoding deoxyhypusine synthase, translating into MEHVRQLSVRPEMGVDELVRGMEGCGFGARRLAHAAEIYQEMVEGDYRKFFTLAGALVPAGMRDLISDLIRRGMIDVLVTTGANLVHDIVESFSHHRLGYVEADDRELRRSGVSRIYDVYITDEDFVRFEELLQDLLPDRDDPISGRELLAEIGSRMDDRRSILRSASDCGVPVFCPAITDSMIGLQAWLHRQTKRLNIDLLDDVREIVDICYESEMAGILIVGGGVPKNFALQSMLVTPNSFRLAIQLTTDHPEAGGLSGATLSEAISWGKIDPEAKHVTVYGDATITLPLIVASVLTRVEERRARD; encoded by the coding sequence ATGGAGCATGTTCGGCAGCTTTCCGTAAGGCCTGAGATGGGCGTGGATGAGCTGGTGAGGGGCATGGAGGGCTGCGGCTTCGGCGCACGCAGGCTCGCGCATGCCGCTGAGATCTATCAGGAGATGGTGGAGGGTGATTACAGGAAGTTCTTCACCCTGGCAGGTGCGTTGGTGCCTGCTGGCATGAGGGATCTGATCTCCGATCTTATAAGGAGAGGCATGATAGATGTGCTCGTCACCACCGGTGCGAATCTGGTGCACGATATTGTGGAGTCATTCAGCCATCACCGTCTGGGATATGTTGAGGCGGACGACCGGGAGCTGAGGAGATCGGGGGTATCGAGGATATATGATGTGTACATAACAGACGAGGACTTCGTCAGGTTCGAGGAGCTGCTCCAGGATTTGCTTCCTGACAGGGATGACCCCATATCCGGAAGGGAGCTGCTGGCAGAGATCGGGTCGAGGATGGATGACAGGAGATCGATACTCAGGAGCGCCAGCGATTGCGGTGTGCCTGTCTTCTGCCCCGCGATAACAGACTCCATGATAGGCCTCCAGGCATGGCTACACAGGCAGACGAAAAGGCTGAACATAGATCTTCTCGACGATGTTAGGGAGATCGTCGATATATGCTACGAATCCGAGATGGCCGGAATACTCATTGTCGGTGGAGGGGTGCCAAAGAACTTCGCCCTGCAGTCGATGCTTGTGACCCCGAACAGCTTCAGGCTTGCGATCCAGCTCACAACAGATCATCCAGAGGCGGGCGGGCTCTCAGGCGCGACGCTATCAGAGGCGATATCCTGGGGAAAGATAGACCCTGAGGCGAAGCACGTCACGGTCTACGGGGACGCGACCATAACGCTCCCGCTGATTGTTGCATCTGTCCTGACCAGGGTCGAGGAGAGGCGTGCACGTGATTAG
- a CDS encoding Tfx family DNA-binding protein: MNSRGFLTERQIQVLRLRRRGMSQEEVAALLGTTRANVSILEKRAMQNIDRALETLKQWKTIQAPVAVRIPEGTDLFSLPGIIFREADGRGLKLPVNSIDILAGLKEIAPHLTRRRLIERSFDIYVTEDGEIYVEEADGSCESRSM; the protein is encoded by the coding sequence ATGAATTCGCGCGGGTTTCTCACTGAGAGACAGATCCAGGTCCTGCGCCTCAGAAGAAGAGGGATGTCACAGGAGGAGGTGGCTGCTCTCCTCGGCACAACCAGAGCTAATGTAAGCATCCTGGAGAAGAGGGCGATGCAGAACATAGACCGCGCGCTTGAGACACTGAAACAGTGGAAGACGATCCAGGCGCCTGTTGCCGTAAGGATCCCTGAGGGCACGGACCTCTTCTCCCTGCCAGGGATCATATTCAGAGAGGCCGACGGGCGGGGGTTGAAGCTGCCGGTGAACTCGATAGATATCCTGGCTGGATTGAAGGAGATCGCACCGCATCTCACCAGAAGAAGGCTCATCGAGAGGAGTTTTGACATCTATGTCACAGAAGACGGGGAGATCTATGTCGAGGAAGCAGATGGGAGCTGTGAATCCAGATCAATGTGA
- a CDS encoding phosphate ABC transporter ATP-binding protein — protein MIRIEGVSVERNGRQILDDINVDVRTGETLGIIGPTGAGKTTLLRVMDLIEVPSKGRVLFRGEALKNEGERLAARRRIGVVFQRPVMLRGNVYDNVAYGLRIRHLSKDEIDGRVKAALSDVGLEGYERRPAGMLSGGEMQRVALARALAISPELLLLDEPTANLDPRTSYVIEDLISRAKMRGMTVVISTHDLPQAVRLADRIVIIMDGRVVSSGSADLLMRSDSDDVRAFLHAGMLRPVDWRLIHEFARVSH, from the coding sequence ATGATCCGGATCGAAGGCGTGAGCGTTGAGAGAAACGGCAGGCAGATACTGGATGATATCAACGTTGACGTCAGAACTGGCGAGACGCTGGGTATAATCGGCCCGACGGGCGCCGGAAAGACAACGCTGCTCAGGGTGATGGATCTCATCGAGGTTCCCTCAAAAGGTCGTGTGCTCTTCAGGGGTGAAGCTCTGAAGAACGAGGGCGAGAGGCTGGCAGCCAGACGCAGGATCGGAGTGGTCTTCCAGCGGCCGGTCATGCTCAGGGGCAATGTTTACGATAACGTGGCTTACGGCCTCAGGATACGCCATTTATCGAAAGATGAGATTGATGGGAGAGTTAAAGCTGCCCTCTCTGATGTCGGCCTCGAGGGATACGAGAGAAGGCCCGCAGGGATGCTCTCAGGAGGGGAGATGCAGAGGGTGGCGCTTGCAAGGGCTCTCGCGATCTCGCCGGAGCTCCTGCTTCTCGATGAGCCGACCGCCAATCTCGACCCCAGAACATCTTATGTCATAGAGGATCTGATATCCCGCGCGAAGATGAGAGGGATGACAGTGGTCATATCGACCCACGACCTGCCCCAGGCGGTGCGTCTGGCCGACAGAATTGTGATCATCATGGACGGGAGGGTGGTATCGTCCGGATCTGCGGACCTCCTGATGAGGTCTGATTCCGATGACGTGAGGGCCTTCCTGCATGCGGGGATGCTCAGACCGGTTGACTGGAGGTTGATTCATGAATTCGCGCGGGTTTCTCACTGA
- a CDS encoding ABC transporter permease yields the protein MDEIARGFIRAVELIIELDPEVIEVTLRSFLIALASVTIASLINVPLGSLIHFHRFPGRSALINLIQTLYSIPTVTVGLFVFLLISRAGPLGSYGLLYTPYGMIIGQTVLITPVILGLTISALSGVSEDIRDTAISLGADRLQTMWTVIAEARGPVLAAVLLGFGRALSEVGVAMMIGGNIRGYTRVLTTAIALETSMGNLEVSIALGMILISISLVVNTVVGRLQGW from the coding sequence TTGGATGAGATAGCAAGAGGGTTCATCAGGGCTGTTGAGCTGATAATCGAACTGGATCCGGAGGTGATCGAGGTCACGCTCCGCTCGTTTTTAATCGCACTCGCCTCGGTCACCATCGCATCTCTCATCAACGTACCTCTTGGAAGCCTGATACATTTTCATCGCTTCCCGGGAAGGAGTGCTTTGATAAATCTCATCCAGACCCTTTACAGTATACCCACAGTGACCGTCGGGCTCTTCGTCTTCCTGCTCATCTCAAGAGCGGGTCCGCTCGGCAGCTACGGGCTTCTCTACACTCCTTATGGAATGATCATCGGTCAGACTGTTCTGATAACGCCCGTCATCCTCGGGCTCACGATATCAGCTCTGAGCGGTGTAAGCGAAGATATCAGAGATACAGCCATCTCGCTTGGCGCTGACAGACTGCAGACGATGTGGACGGTGATAGCGGAGGCGCGAGGACCTGTGCTTGCGGCTGTGCTACTCGGCTTCGGAAGAGCCCTCTCAGAGGTGGGCGTTGCGATGATGATAGGCGGAAACATAAGAGGGTACACAAGAGTGCTCACAACAGCGATAGCTCTCGAGACATCCATGGGAAACCTGGAGGTATCAATAGCTCTCGGCATGATCCTGATCTCGATATCTCTGGTGGTGAACACAGTGGTCGGCAGGCTCCAGGGGTGGTGA
- a CDS encoding substrate-binding domain-containing protein, with translation MIRRYVQLLFVAFLISTLSAGETTDDRLRIATTTSLYDTGLLNALESRFEEEYGIEVDIISGGTGFALEQGRRGDVDLLLVHDKEREREFIADGYGTERRCFAYNYFYIVGPAEDPAGIKGRNASEAFRRIAEAGEKNPNVQFVSRGDNSGTHARERLLWKSAGIEPAGRWYLESGQGMGATLIMADEKSAYTLTDMSTYMAFAGNLSLVPLVTESDELLNVYAAIPVSASEHLDLADRFVEFLVSREGQEIIAGYGKDIYGRALFYPAAGHCMEIGCNATECPGEMVSVFG, from the coding sequence ATGATAAGGCGTTATGTTCAGCTGCTTTTTGTTGCATTCCTGATCAGCACGCTCTCTGCAGGGGAGACAACGGATGACAGGCTGAGAATTGCGACGACAACGAGCCTTTATGATACAGGGCTTCTCAATGCGCTGGAGAGCCGGTTTGAGGAGGAGTATGGGATAGAGGTAGACATCATCTCAGGTGGAACAGGATTCGCGCTTGAGCAGGGGAGGCGCGGGGATGTGGATCTGCTTCTCGTTCACGATAAAGAGCGAGAGAGGGAGTTCATAGCTGATGGATATGGTACTGAGAGGAGATGCTTCGCGTACAATTACTTCTACATCGTCGGCCCTGCCGAGGACCCCGCAGGTATAAAGGGCAGGAACGCATCCGAGGCGTTCAGGAGGATTGCAGAAGCTGGAGAGAAGAATCCAAACGTGCAGTTCGTCTCCCGCGGCGACAACTCCGGGACGCATGCACGCGAGAGGCTGCTCTGGAAGAGCGCCGGTATCGAGCCTGCAGGCAGATGGTATCTGGAGTCAGGCCAGGGGATGGGCGCGACACTTATCATGGCAGATGAGAAGAGTGCATACACGCTCACGGATATGTCGACGTACATGGCCTTCGCGGGCAACCTGAGCCTCGTGCCGCTGGTGACGGAGAGCGATGAGCTGCTCAATGTGTACGCTGCAATACCAGTCTCCGCATCAGAGCATCTGGATCTCGCGGACAGGTTCGTGGAGTTTCTCGTCTCCAGGGAGGGACAGGAGATCATAGCAGGCTACGGAAAGGATATCTACGGGAGGGCGCTGTTCTATCCAGCCGCTGGTCACTGCATGGAGATCGGATGCAATGCCACAGAATGTCCAGGAGAAATGGTGAGCGTTTTTGGATGA
- a CDS encoding putative zinc-binding protein, translating to MAESCLCEARRAIFTCAGGSNVGQLANAAGRELTAQGYGRISCLAGITASIRGITASAQGADAIISIDGCSLECCRKSLELCGFQPDLCVVITELGVKKSPDLSISEEELRIVVDAIKGQMAGI from the coding sequence ATGGCAGAGAGTTGCCTCTGTGAGGCCAGACGCGCGATATTCACATGCGCTGGCGGCTCGAATGTCGGCCAGCTCGCAAATGCCGCTGGCAGGGAGCTGACCGCTCAGGGATATGGCAGGATCTCGTGCCTGGCCGGAATAACAGCCAGCATCAGGGGTATAACAGCCTCTGCGCAGGGTGCAGACGCGATAATCTCCATAGATGGATGCTCCCTGGAGTGCTGCCGCAAGAGCCTGGAGCTCTGCGGATTTCAGCCGGATCTTTGTGTTGTGATAACGGAGCTGGGTGTGAAGAAATCTCCGGACCTCTCGATCAGCGAAGAGGAGCTCAGAATTGTCGTCGATGCGATAAAGGGACAGATGGCAGGCATATAG
- a CDS encoding thioredoxin family protein translates to MKIEVLGTGCAKCKGLEKNVRQAVKELGIDAEIVKVDSIMEIMDRGVMMTPALCIDGETVAVGRVLSVEEIKGLLKG, encoded by the coding sequence TTGAAGATAGAGGTTCTGGGCACAGGATGTGCCAAATGCAAGGGTCTGGAGAAAAATGTGCGCCAGGCGGTCAAGGAGCTTGGCATAGACGCAGAGATAGTCAAGGTGGACAGCATCATGGAGATCATGGATCGCGGGGTGATGATGACCCCGGCTCTTTGCATCGACGGAGAGACTGTAGCTGTCGGCCGCGTTCTGAGCGTGGAGGAGATCAAGGGCCTGCTGAAGGGGTAG
- a CDS encoding rhodanese-like domain-containing protein, producing the protein MGVVDVGDISQSDVIMYVSNDNPRYYVQGAIHVPRAEFVADGRLRSVREIREILGSHGLTRNDTVVVYGSCMECGDPTYICWLLSYLGQEDVRILEMERIGANMSERPSIRPPANYTPELRPELLATYDYVKSGAAQVVDARSAAEFQAAHIPGAVNVESSSVLSNGRLKNASELASLFNLDPRRPVVVYSLNGGQASLVWFALRSLGYDARLYTWLDWLDHQPELRMELSDLRADVSTERLVKITATFSESPKNDSMNVMGCVTCEPITIYTGGLSRDKSTGVRLGNYTSPGRKVVNVIGAAETGAAGPEKAVDIVAVVTDSSDEEISRVMLHPVSAYVYTGTWDASGVPAGIYNLSVELSAWGITKRFEKRTSVEIQAERYRKLGRF; encoded by the coding sequence ATGGGTGTGGTTGATGTCGGTGATATCTCACAGTCGGATGTGATCATGTATGTTAGCAACGACAATCCCCGTTACTACGTCCAGGGCGCGATACACGTTCCGCGAGCGGAGTTCGTCGCCGACGGCAGGCTGCGCTCTGTGCGTGAGATCCGTGAGATACTCGGATCACATGGCCTGACAAGAAATGATACTGTCGTCGTCTACGGGAGCTGCATGGAGTGCGGCGATCCAACGTATATCTGCTGGCTGCTGAGCTATCTGGGGCAGGAGGATGTCAGAATCCTGGAGATGGAGAGGATTGGAGCTAACATGAGCGAGAGACCATCGATCAGACCTCCAGCAAACTACACCCCTGAGCTCAGGCCGGAACTCCTCGCCACATATGATTATGTTAAGAGCGGCGCTGCACAGGTCGTGGACGCGAGAAGCGCAGCTGAGTTTCAGGCTGCACACATCCCTGGAGCGGTGAATGTGGAGTCTTCATCTGTCCTGAGCAACGGAAGACTGAAGAACGCCAGTGAGCTCGCATCCCTTTTCAATCTCGACCCCAGGAGACCGGTGGTCGTTTACAGCCTGAACGGCGGACAGGCATCCCTCGTCTGGTTCGCCCTCAGGAGCCTTGGATACGATGCGAGGCTCTACACATGGCTGGACTGGCTTGATCACCAGCCAGAGCTCAGAATGGAGCTCTCAGACCTCAGAGCAGATGTGAGCACGGAGCGACTGGTCAAGATAACCGCCACGTTCTCCGAGAGCCCGAAAAACGACAGCATGAACGTGATGGGATGCGTCACATGCGAGCCCATAACGATATACACCGGCGGTCTCAGCAGGGATAAGAGCACCGGCGTGAGGCTCGGAAACTACACATCACCGGGGAGAAAGGTCGTGAACGTTATCGGCGCTGCGGAGACCGGAGCAGCAGGCCCGGAGAAAGCTGTTGATATTGTGGCTGTTGTGACGGACAGCTCTGATGAAGAGATCTCACGGGTCATGCTGCATCCAGTATCAGCATATGTGTACACAGGTACCTGGGACGCGTCTGGCGTTCCCGCAGGGATATACAACCTGAGCGTTGAGCTCTCAGCATGGGGGATCACCAAGCGCTTCGAGAAACGCACATCTGTTGAGATACAGGCTGAGAGGTACAGGAAGCTCGGAAGATTCTGA